The window ACGCTACGGTTGCGCAACACGTTCGGCATCACCGTCCTCCTCGTGACCCACGACATCGACGAGGCCGTGTACCTCTCCGACCGGGTCCTCGTCCTGAGCCCGCCGCCGTCGGTGGTGGTGCGGGAGATCGTCGTCGACCTCGAACGACCCCGCGAACAGACCAAGACCAGAAGTGACCCCGCGTTCTGGAAGCTCCGCAACGAGCTGCACGACATGATCGGCAAGCGACCGCAGCGGGTCGAAGAAACCGAAAGGAACTGATATGCCTGCGGTAAGAACAGGGCGCACACTGCGCCGTCTCGCGATCGTTCCCGTGGTCGCCGCACTCGCACTGTCCGCGGCATGCGGACCAGGCGCGCCCTCCGACGAAGGTGGCGGTGGCGGTGGTGAGGACGGTTCGTCCAAGCTGCGGATCGGCGTGAAGGCGACAGACTCCGATGCCCAGATCTACTACGCGAAGGAGCTCGGCTACTTCGAGGACGCCGGCCTGAACGTCGAGGTCAGGCAGATCAGCGACGGCGCCGCTATCGCGTCCGGTGTGGTGTCGAAGAGCCTCGAGATCGGTAGCGCCAACGTGACGTCCGTGGCGACCTCGGCGGCCGAGGGGCTGCCGTTCGTCTTCCTCGCACCCGGCAGCATGTACGACGAGAGTGGCCCGATCTCGGCGTCCCTCGTCGTGCCGAAGGACTCGAAGGTGAAGTCGGCGGCCGACCTGAAGGGCAAGACGGTCGCGGTCAACGGCCTGAAGAACATCACCGACCTCGCCGTCAAGTCATGGGTGGACAAGAACGGTGGCGACTCGAAGTCCCTGAAGTTCATCGAGTTCCCGTTCCCACAGATGCCCGCCGCGCTCGACCAGGGCAAGGTCGACGCCGCGCTGATCCTCGAGCCGGCGCTGTCCAAGGCGGTCGGCAACTGCTGCCGCGTCCTGGGAAACGCGTACGGCGGCATCTCCAAGCGGTTCATGACCTCCGGCTGGGTGACCACGAAGGAATGGTCGGAGAAGAACCCGGAGCAGGCCAAGAAGTTCTCCGAGGTTATGGCCAAGACCGCGGCGTGGGCCAACAAGGAGGAGAACCACGAGCGGTCCGCCGAGATCCTCGTCAAGAACCTCGAGATCGAGGAGAAGACCGCGGCGAACATGAAGCGCGCGATCTACGGCGAGACCCTCGAGGCCGGCCTGATCCAGCCCCAGATCGACGTCGGCGTCAAGTACGACGTGGTCACCAAGAAGGTGGACGCGAAGGACCTCATCTCGACCGCCGTCACGTCGAAGTAGGTCCGTCCATGGTGAGTGCCGGACACAGGCTGTCCACGCGGCCGGGAGCTCTGCTCCCGGCCCTGGACAGCAGGATCAACGTCCGCGGCTGGGGCTTCGTGGTGGCGTTCACCGTTCTCCTCGAGGTCGTGGTCCGGCTGGACCTGCTCTCGGAGTACTTCCCGCCGCCGTCGTTGATCGTGACGACGCTCGTGCGTGAACTGCTGACCGGCAGCCTGTCGCTGCAGGTCCTCGCGACACTCGTCGCGTACGCCGAGGGCCTGGTGCTCGCTGCGGTCCTCGGCGTGCTCGTCGGTGTGCTGATGGGCACGTTCCGCACGTTCTACGACGCGATCAAGGTGATCGTGGAGTTCCTCCGGCCGATTCCCTCGGTCGCGATCATCCCGCTCGCGATCCTGGTGTTCGGCCTCGGGACGTACTCGATGCGGGTGTCGGTCATCGCGTACGCCGCGTTCTGGCCGATCCTGTTCAACACGTTCTACGGGGTGCGCTCGATCGACCCCGTCGCGGTCGACACGGCACGGAACTTCGGCCTGTCCAGCGCGCAGATCCTGCGCCGGGTGACGCTGCCGTCCGCGCTGACGAGCGTCGCCACCGGCTTCCGCGTCAGCGCCGCGATGGCCATCCACCTGACCGTCACCGCCGA of the Streptosporangiales bacterium genome contains:
- a CDS encoding ABC transporter permease subunit, with protein sequence MVGEEPGAGQEVLRGYGQDRGVGQQGGEPRAVRRDPRQEPRDRGEDRGEHEARDLRRDPRGRPDPAPDRRRRQVRRGHQEGGREGPHLDRRHVEVGPSMVSAGHRLSTRPGALLPALDSRINVRGWGFVVAFTVLLEVVVRLDLLSEYFPPPSLIVTTLVRELLTGSLSLQVLATLVAYAEGLVLAAVLGVLVGVLMGTFRTFYDAIKVIVEFLRPIPSVAIIPLAILVFGLGTYSMRVSVIAYAAFWPILFNTFYGVRSIDPVAVDTARNFGLSSAQILRRVTLPSALTSVATGFRVSAAMAIHLTVTAELVAGSSGIGFYVGRMEEVGRTPELYAGILLAGILGYLLNTVFRLVERRGVFWTAAYGERGA